The genomic interval TTTTATTGTTCCGCAGTAGCTCAGTGGTAGAGCATTCGGCTGTTAACCGAACGGTCGTAGGTTCGAGTCCTACCTGCGGAGCCATTTTTTTATAGAAGTGAGAAATTTACCGCATAAACATAATCTCAGTAGGGGTTATTTTTTTTCGAATTTGGAGATTTAGTTCATGCTGATGTCCTATGCTTCGAACCTATGTATTACAGGGAGCAGAGGAATAACTACAATAATTGAAAACCTATTCGATTATATATTATTAAAAAGAGGATGACTGAAAAGGCTGTTTTTAACGCCCTTTTCAGTCATCCTTTTAAGAAGTAGCTATTTTATGCTGGAATGTAGTTATTTTGTTTTTTGTTTCTTTAATCAGCTGTTGGATTTTAGAGATATCTTGTTGTTCTTTTTTTGCTTCGTAAAGGAGTGGGTAGAGACTCTTTTCGATATCTACATAATCTTTCGGGTACTGTTTTTCTACTTGTTTTTCGATAACGTCCCAATATTCATCAAGATTTTCACCCGAGCTTTGAATGTTCTTTTTATTAATGGTTGATTGTTGTAACTCTTCTAAAGCAGTTAAGACTTTTTCAATACCATCATTCAGGTCAGTAGATACGTTTTTATGGGTTTCTACTGCCTCTTCTTGTGAATGTTCTGTGGTTCGATTTTCACTTTCATTTGAACTACAACCTGCTACCATCATCATGATAATGGTTGACGCACTTAAAAAATAACGAAACGTCCTCATATTATTCCTCCTATTTTTTAATACATACCTATTTTATCCATTCCATTTATAGGTTAACCATATTGATTTAATTCATAACATATCTATAGGCTTTCTCTAGTTTAATCGCAAATTGATATTTAAATATGTTGATTTTTCATGTAAGATAATAGTAAAAGTAAAATAATAGGGAATTTTCGATTGATTTGTTAGAAAGTACGGGGGGGAATAAATGCGTTTCGAAAAAAGTATTGAAAGGGATTTGGAGAAAAACAGTAATATTTTTGCTGAAGTTTTGACAACATATTTTAAGAAAATGAAAGGCGACGCAAAAAGGCAGGTCAAAATTGATTACATAGATTCGCTTGTTTCTGTTATAGGTGGATTTATTGCTATGATTGCAATCGGTTTCGTTGCCATTTATTTGGGGTATCCAATGGCGCTCGCTCCGCTTGGCGCAAGTTGTGTACTTGTGTTTTTAATGCATAAAGGTCCACTTTCGCAGCCACGACAGGTGATTGGCGGCCATTTTTTCTCTACTACGGCGGCGCTTACTGTGTGGAGTATAATAGGGCACAGTTTATTTACAATAGGACTTGTGGTCGTGATTGTACTCATGATTATGCTCATTACCGATACGTTCCATCCTCCAGCAGCAGCTAGTGCTCTTGTGGCTGTTAACTTTGAATTAGGTTGGGGTTTTCTGCTTGTGGTTATGATTGGAGCGTTACTATTAGTAGCGGTTTCTACCTTCTATAATAATATCTTTCAAAAAAGACAATATCCACAGCACTGGTTATAGAAGAGTGATAGTTTAATAGAAAAGCTATATTAATTCTGTTCAATGTTGGCTCGTTTTGTGTGAAACTTGAATTTCGGTAAATGAGCCAACATTATTTTATTAACACTAATGTTTACCAAAGTCTTTTTCAATATCAGTTATTCCTTACCTTTAGATATGTCCCCAAGTGTCTCCTTCGATTTACTAACCGTTTCATCTATAGATTTTGACTAAAGTTAAATGCTTTAAATTTCTCTTTTCCCATATTGTATCTTTGATCAATACCCAGCATTTTTCGCAATAAATATCAAAAAATAGATTCTATTTATCGGTATGATGGATGTAAGGAGGTTCGGGATATGAGTTATTTGCCAATCATCCAGAAAACGATAGAAAAGATTGAAATGAGCTTACATGAAGAGCTGTCTTTAAAAAATATTGCTTCGTTTGCAGGATTTTCTAAATATCATTTTCACCGTATCTTCCAAAAAGAAGTAGGTGTCACGGTTTCAGAGTATGTTCGATATAGGAGAATTACGAATGCAGCAGCTCTATTAATGTATACCGATGAGAAGATTTTAGATATTGCCTTTACTTATCGTTTTGAATCCCAAGAAGCGTTTACAAGAGCTTTTAAAAAAGTATATCAATTACCGCCGGGGCAATATCGAAGAATTATGTCCAACATAACGTTACAAAGGGAGGAAAGAAACATGAGTCAGGAACAAAAAATTAAAGGTTGGTTGTTGAGCGGAAGTCACCCTTTTCATTATGAAATTGGAATTGATTATGGAGTAGTACATAAAGGAAAAGGATCTGGGTATTTAAAATCAGTGACTGTTGAATCCCCAAATGAATTTGGAACGTTGATGCAGGAGTTTAAAGCAGACCAGTATAAAAATAAACGACTGAAGCTATCAGGGTTTATTAAGACAAAAGGTTTGAGCGGGTTCTGTGGACTGTGGATGCGGGTTGATTCAGCGATGCAAGATGTGCTGGAGTTCGATAATATGAGTGACCGCCCCATTACAACGGATACAGAGTGGAATCATTATTCAATCGTTTTGGATGTCCCTGAAAACAGTGCTGTTATTTCCTTCGGCATATTGCTTAATGGACATGGACAGGTGTGGATTGATGAATTGAAATTTGAAGAAGTAGATAAAAGCGTGCCAACGACGAACCCGAGTGCAGCGCATGATCTTTTAGATGAACCAACTAATTTATCTTTTGAGGAAAGCCTAAACGAATCATCCAACAATGAATAGCATCCTATCATATAGTCTTAGTAAAAGAAGCTGCCTATAAAGGACAGCTTCTTTTGTTTAGATTTTAAATTGTCGTACAATACCGTTTAATTCTTCTGACATGTTGGCTAATGATGCCGCAGAGGAGGAGACTTCATCCATCGATGCTAATTGTTCTTCAGAGGCTGCAGCAATTTCTGTTGTGCTTCCAGCGGTTCCCTTGACAATTTTGGCAACTTTTGCAGTAGAAGCGCTCACTTGCTCAACGCTAGCTGACATCTCTTCTGATATTGCGGACACTTCCTGAAGTTCAGAGCTTACATGTTCAATCGATTTTAAAATAGAAGTGAATGCACTGCCCGTTTCTTCCACTAATTGCATGCCATCTGCCACTTCCAAGCTGTTTTTGTTCATCATATTAACAGCTTGTGTTGTATCGGCTTGGATTGCTTGAATGATATCAGCAATTTGTTTGGCCGATGCACTGGATTGTTCCGCTAATTTTTTGACTTCGTCGGCCACAACGGCAAAGCCGCGACCGTGTTCTCCAGCGCGAGCAGACTCAATTGCTGCGTTAAGAGCAAGAAGATTCGTTTGGTCGGCAATATCGGTAATCACACCAATAATCTCACCAATTTGACTAGAGCGTTGGTTTAGTTCTTTCATGATGCTGTTTGTTTCGTTTGTCGAGGAATGAATCGACTCCATTTGCTTAATAACTCTTAGTAAGGAATCATTTCCACGCTGTGCTTGTTGAGATGTGTCTAAAGCAGATTCCGCCACGGTCGATGTCGTGTTCGCTACACGTTGAACACCAATTGACATTTCGTTTACGGTATTCGCTGCATCCATTGCATTAATGGTTAAAGCTTCTGAACTTTTAGCAACTCCTTCAATAGAAGAAGTGACTTGGTTCGTTGCGGAGCTTGTTTGTTCAGCACTTGCGGTTAATTCTTCGGCAGAAGCTGCGACCTGTTCGGAAGTAAGACTCACTTGTTGGATGACGTTTCGTAAATTTTCAGCCATTTGATTAAAATCATTTGCTAACTGCCCAATCTCATCTTTATTCTGCACTTTTATTTCTTCTACGACTAGATTTCCACTTGCAATTTGTTCGGTTGTTTTAGAAAGTAATTGCACAGGCTTTGAGATATGTTGACTAATCCATAAAGCAATGACTACACCAGCTATGATTGCTAATATACTAATGATGAGAACGAGAGCAATAGTATCCTCCGTTTCATTTGATAATTGTTGACTTGTATCGAGTAGATTATTTTGTTGATATGTTAATAGTTCATTAGTATCTTTATTCAAATCAGCAACGATAGGTGTAGTCTTGGTTCTTGTTAATTCAATGTATTCTTTTTCTTTATTTTGATTTTTAAAAATAATTAATTGGTCTACTAACTCTTGGTATTGTGCTTCGTATTCGATAATCTGATTTACTAATGTTGTACCTTTGGAGTCTAAATTAAGTTTTAATAGTTCATTGCTTGCCTTTTTGAAGTTTTCTTTAGCAGTTATATTGTGGTCTATTTGTGTTTTTGCTCCGCTTACTAAGAATCCACGTATAGCTATCTGTTCTTCATAAATGGAATCTACCATATCGGAAGTCAAGCTGATTTTCTCTAAGCGAATTTCAATGGCTTCCGAGTAACTGTCATTAATGGCTTTCAATTGATAAAAACTAATGCTTGATATGGCGGCTAATAGAATAAGAATGATTGAAAAACTAAGCAATAATTTTTTTCGAATATTCATGATATCAATCAACATCTCCTTATGTATTTTTTACTAGGTTTAATTAAATGAAATATAGGTGTTTTGTAACGATTGTTTCATAGTTTAAGTAATAAGAACTATTTTTTTATACTATAATTGATTCTAAATTAGTGCAAGGTAAAAATTTGCAATCAAAGTGTTAAGTATCCGTTCGGTAGGGGGGATGTTATTAAGGGAATCAATTTCTACAGTTATCTTGATGTTAGGGGGCGGGGCAACATCCATAACGAATGTTACAGGTGAGGGTGCTTTGACGATTTTAGTTAATAAAATGAGCTTAAGAGAATACAAAACGCATTCTAATTGAAAGGATAATTAGAATGCGTTTTTTTATTTTCGTAGTGTTTAGCTATTTCAATCTATATCTTGAATGATTCAAATTAATTGGTTTAATCGTTTTGTTTTGCTGCCTGCGTTGATAAAGATTGTTTTGTGTTAATGCATAAATAACAAGTGCTGTACCAAATACTTCATATAAACTAATAGGATGACCTTGTAACGTAACGACGACCAGAGTAGTCACTGGTACAAAGTTTATAAATAAGATGCCGCTAACAGGAGAGAGAATTTTGATTCCTTTATTCCAAGCTAATAAAGCGATTAAACCTGGAAAGAGAATCATAAAAATCATGTCATAACGCACTTGGTAGATGACCTCTAGGCTAGGAACATCTACAATATGAAAGGCCGTTGCAACCAAAGTAATCAGGCCTGTCGTAATAGTTCCTAGTAAACAGGTTAAAGTAGAATATCGTAAGGTAGACCAGCCTTTAACTGATTCGCCTCCCATAGAATAAATACACCAACCAATGACTGCAATAAGCATGAATAAAATCGGGAATAGATTCGTTGTTAATATAGAAGCAAACTCAGTACTTCCATTTGTCACGACAATAAAGGCGCCGATGAATGCGCAGGAAATTGTGATAAACTGATAGTTTTCGGGCTTGATTTTTTTATATATCCAAATAATTAGAATGGATAACATTGGCATTATCGATTCCATAATAGAGGCGACGACTACACCTGAACGCCCCATCATATGCTGTCCAAGAAAAATAAGAATGTTGTAGACGGTAAAACCTGCTACACCAAATAATAAGAGTGTGAAAAATTTCCCTTCAAATCGAAACGCTGTTTTTCCTTCCTTCATGAATAAAATAATGACTAACAAAAGCGTAACGGAACCATATCGAATTAACGTGAAAAATAAAGGGTCTATGTATGTCAATGCATGATCCGCTACTGGAAACATCGCTCCCCAAGATATACTGGCAATTAAACAGAGAATAATGCCTGCTAGTTGTGTGTTATTTTTCATCTTGCAACTCCTTCTAATTAATAATAGCTGTCTAACACATCTTATTCGAGGTATACTATTATGTAAAATGATTAAAAAAGATTAAAATCATCATTAAAAATGATAGTTGGAAGGTGTGTATATGGAAATCCGCGATTTGCAGATCTTTCAAGCTGTAGCTGAGCAGAATAGCATTAGTAAAGCAGCTGCGAATCTTAATTATGTACAGTCAAATGTGACGGCCAGAATTCAAATGTTAGAAAAAGAATTAGGAACAAAATTATTTCATCGCCATAAAAAAGGGATGGTTTTAACAGCAGAAGGGAAAAGACTATTAACACATTCCCAGAAAGTTTTAACAGAGTGGGCAGAAATAAAGAATTTATTTCTAGATTCAGAGAATCCTAGTGGAACTCTTACAATCGGTACTGTAGAAATCGTTAGTCAGCTTCCATATATTTTATCTAGTTATTTTACGAAGTTTCCGAATGTCGATTTATCATTAAAAGCAGGTGTTACAGAGGAGCTTTTGACAGAAGTTCTTCATTATCAATTAGAGGGAGCTTTTATTACGGGACCTATCCAACATCATTTAGTGGAGCAGTATCCAGTATTTGAAGAAGAGTTGACTTTGGTTACGAATAGTCCTCAATTTGAGAAAACTCAGCTGGTTAATCAAACTTTATTAGTATTAAACAAAGGTTGTGGATATCGGCTAAAATTAGAAAATTGGTTGAAAGCAGAAGGGGTTTCCCCAAGGAGAGTTATAGAATTTAGTACGCTGGATATGATTATTAAAAGCGTTACATTAGGTTTAGGTATTACGGCTGTTCCGAAGTCATACATTGAACAGCTCTCAGATTATAAGAATTTATATTGTCATCAGATTCCGGAAGAATTTCAAACGATTGTTACTTTGTTTATCCGAAAAAAAGACACGTATATGACGAACTCGGTCAAACAATTATTAAATATTATTCTAGAAAAAAAGGAATTGCTAGTGAGCGGGAATAATAGAGTTAATAATGAATCGATAGGATGATGAGGTGAATGTGGACCGATTCTTCATTTTTAAAAAAGAGGATGCCTGATAGTGTATATGTTTCGGGCATCCTTTTCATGTGTCTTTCCTCCGATCTAATAATCTCTCATCTTAATTTTATGTAATAAACTCGGCCATTTTTATACATATCAATAGGTTTTACTTATGGATGTATCAGATACAGAGGATTGTTAAAGTGCTAGAATGTGCTGTTTTTAATGTTAACTTATAAAATATCAGGGTTGACAATAAGTGTTATAAAACAATACAATGATAATACTTACAGAAAAGAATCATAGATGGGGGAGCATCATGAAAATCAGAGAAATGACTTATGTGGCTTTATTTGCAGCGGTGATGGGTGGACTTGGTCTTGTTCCACCAATTATGTTAGCTTTTACACCAGTTCCGATTACATTACAAACGTTAGGGGTCCTTCTAGCGGGAGGTATACTAGGGGCTAGACTTGGAGGATTAAGCCAAGTTATTTTCTTATTGATTGTTGCGGCAGGTATGCCTCTTTTATCAGGTGGCCGCGGTGGTTTAGGTGTTTTTGTAGGGCCAAGCGCGGGATATTTATTTGCCTATCCAATTACGGCTTTTTGTGTAGGATATATGTTATCTCGTTTTAAAACATTATCTTTGAAACATATTTTGTTAACGAATTTGACAATAGGGATGTTTTTACTTTATTTATTTGGGATACCGGTTCAAGCATTTATTATGGATCTTCCAATTGTAGATGTAGTGAAGGTCAGTCTTGTTTATCTTCCGGGAGATACGATGAAGGCGATACTTGCTTCTATAATCGTATATAGATTAAGAAAGCATCCATTCTTTGCTCGACAGTCGAAGAATTTAGCAGCGTAATACAACGATAAATTTATTGAATATTTGAATATTTTTGTTTTGTTCAATCCTATTTTATGCTACATTAAAAAAATAACATGAAAGGATGAACAACATGTCTCAGTTAGAAAATGTAACATTAATTAAACAAGCAAATGTATATTTCGATGGGAAAGTAACGAGCCGTACAGCTATCTTGCCTGATGGTACGAAGAAAACATTAGGAATTATGCTGCCGGGTGAATATGAATTTTCCACAGATTTAAAGGAAGAAATGGAAATCTTGGCTGGCCATTTAGAATATAAGCTGACAGGAGAAGATTGGCAAACAATCGAAGGAAGCGGTGTATTTTACGTGCCTGCTCAGGAAAAGTTTCAATTGAAAGTCCATGCGGTTGCGGATTATTGCTGTTCGTATATTAAGGAGTAAGATTTCTAGAACACCAAAGTTTCAGTTCATCTGAGGCTTTGGTGTTTTCTTCTATTGTAAACTGTTATTTTATTATATTGACATATCGAAATGTAAACCTGTACAATGATATTATTTACAATATATCGTTGATGTGGGGGATTATCATGAAGATTAAAGACATAACATATGTGGCTTTATTTGCAGCAGTGATGGGAGTACTAGGGCTTATTCCACCGATTATGTTAACATTTACGCCCGTTCCAATTACACTTCAAACATTAGGTGTTATTTTAGCTGGGGGAATATTGGGGGCTAGGCTCGGTGCGTTGAGTCAAATTGTATTTTTATTAATTGTTGCAGCAGGTATGCCGCTTTTATCTGGTGGTCGCGGTGGTTTAGGTGTTTTTGTAGGACCAAGTGCAGGATATTTATTTTCATATCCGTTTGTTGCTTTTTGTATTGGTTATATACTATCTCGTGTTCGTACATTATCGTTAAAACATATTTTAGCAACGAATCTTACAGTCGGAATTTTCTTGATTTATTTGTTCGGGATTCCGGTTCAAGCATTCGTTATGAATCTTGGCATTGTTGATGTAATCAAAATGAGTACGGTCTATTTACCAGGCGATATTCTGAAAGCCTTGTTGGCCTCGTTTTTAGTTTATAAATTACGGAAAAATCCTGTTTTTAATCGAATGATAGCTAAATCTGCTGCTTGATTTGGGAAGGAGTATAGTATGCATACGATTACTGCTACATATAGGACACATGCGGAGAGTTTTCCGAATAAAGTGGCGATTCAAACAATGAATGAATCGCTGTGTTATAGAGATTGGTATGAGAGGGTAGAGAAAACAGCTTCTTGGTTTAACGGATTCAATACTTCTAATCAAATAGTTGGGGTTTTAATGCCAAATGGAATTCCATTTTTACAGCTTTTTGCGGGAGCAGCGGCGGCAGGGTGGATCGCTGTTCCTTTTGATATAAAATGGCGGGAGGAGGAAATTCAAAAACGTCTGGCTCTGTCGTCTCCTTTTGTTTTACTCACGACAAAAGAGTTATATGAACGTGTGAAGCACCTCCATCCTAATATCCAAGTGTGGGAGCCTTCCTGCTTAGAAAAAGTAAATGAGATTGATAGAGTTGGTAAAGAGAATAGTGGGGATATGCCCTTTTATTTAGGCTTTACTTCAGGATCAACAGGAGAACCTAAAGCATTTATTCGCTCTCATCAATCGTGGATTGCGAGTTTCGAATGCAATCTGTACGATTTTCATATCGATGCGAATGATCATGTCCTGATTCCAGGTGCTCTGATTCATTCGCATTTTCTATATGGAGCAATTAGTACATTATATTTAGGTGGTACGGTGT from Peribacillus asahii carries:
- a CDS encoding DMT family transporter, yielding MKNNTQLAGIILCLIASISWGAMFPVADHALTYIDPLFFTLIRYGSVTLLLVIILFMKEGKTAFRFEGKFFTLLLFGVAGFTVYNILIFLGQHMMGRSGVVVASIMESIMPMLSILIIWIYKKIKPENYQFITISCAFIGAFIVVTNGSTEFASILTTNLFPILFMLIAVIGWCIYSMGGESVKGWSTLRYSTLTCLLGTITTGLITLVATAFHIVDVPSLEVIYQVRYDMIFMILFPGLIALLAWNKGIKILSPVSGILFINFVPVTTLVVVTLQGHPISLYEVFGTALVIYALTQNNLYQRRQQNKTIKPINLNHSRYRLK
- a CDS encoding LysR family transcriptional regulator, whose product is MEIRDLQIFQAVAEQNSISKAAANLNYVQSNVTARIQMLEKELGTKLFHRHKKGMVLTAEGKRLLTHSQKVLTEWAEIKNLFLDSENPSGTLTIGTVEIVSQLPYILSSYFTKFPNVDLSLKAGVTEELLTEVLHYQLEGAFITGPIQHHLVEQYPVFEEELTLVTNSPQFEKTQLVNQTLLVLNKGCGYRLKLENWLKAEGVSPRRVIEFSTLDMIIKSVTLGLGITAVPKSYIEQLSDYKNLYCHQIPEEFQTIVTLFIRKKDTYMTNSVKQLLNIILEKKELLVSGNNRVNNESIG
- a CDS encoding helix-turn-helix transcriptional regulator, which codes for MSYLPIIQKTIEKIEMSLHEELSLKNIASFAGFSKYHFHRIFQKEVGVTVSEYVRYRRITNAAALLMYTDEKILDIAFTYRFESQEAFTRAFKKVYQLPPGQYRRIMSNITLQREERNMSQEQKIKGWLLSGSHPFHYEIGIDYGVVHKGKGSGYLKSVTVESPNEFGTLMQEFKADQYKNKRLKLSGFIKTKGLSGFCGLWMRVDSAMQDVLEFDNMSDRPITTDTEWNHYSIVLDVPENSAVISFGILLNGHGQVWIDELKFEEVDKSVPTTNPSAAHDLLDEPTNLSFEESLNESSNNE
- a CDS encoding biotin transporter BioY — its product is MKIREMTYVALFAAVMGGLGLVPPIMLAFTPVPITLQTLGVLLAGGILGARLGGLSQVIFLLIVAAGMPLLSGGRGGLGVFVGPSAGYLFAYPITAFCVGYMLSRFKTLSLKHILLTNLTIGMFLLYLFGIPVQAFIMDLPIVDVVKVSLVYLPGDTMKAILASIIVYRLRKHPFFARQSKNLAA
- a CDS encoding biotin transporter BioY, with the translated sequence MKIKDITYVALFAAVMGVLGLIPPIMLTFTPVPITLQTLGVILAGGILGARLGALSQIVFLLIVAAGMPLLSGGRGGLGVFVGPSAGYLFSYPFVAFCIGYILSRVRTLSLKHILATNLTVGIFLIYLFGIPVQAFVMNLGIVDVIKMSTVYLPGDILKALLASFLVYKLRKNPVFNRMIAKSAA
- a CDS encoding HPP family protein, with translation MRFEKSIERDLEKNSNIFAEVLTTYFKKMKGDAKRQVKIDYIDSLVSVIGGFIAMIAIGFVAIYLGYPMALAPLGASCVLVFLMHKGPLSQPRQVIGGHFFSTTAALTVWSIIGHSLFTIGLVVVIVLMIMLITDTFHPPAAASALVAVNFELGWGFLLVVMIGALLLVAVSTFYNNIFQKRQYPQHWL
- the ppnP gene encoding pyrimidine/purine nucleoside phosphorylase, translating into MSQLENVTLIKQANVYFDGKVTSRTAILPDGTKKTLGIMLPGEYEFSTDLKEEMEILAGHLEYKLTGEDWQTIEGSGVFYVPAQEKFQLKVHAVADYCCSYIKE
- a CDS encoding methyl-accepting chemotaxis protein, producing MNIRKKLLLSFSIILILLAAISSISFYQLKAINDSYSEAIEIRLEKISLTSDMVDSIYEEQIAIRGFLVSGAKTQIDHNITAKENFKKASNELLKLNLDSKGTTLVNQIIEYEAQYQELVDQLIIFKNQNKEKEYIELTRTKTTPIVADLNKDTNELLTYQQNNLLDTSQQLSNETEDTIALVLIISILAIIAGVVIALWISQHISKPVQLLSKTTEQIASGNLVVEEIKVQNKDEIGQLANDFNQMAENLRNVIQQVSLTSEQVAASAEELTASAEQTSSATNQVTSSIEGVAKSSEALTINAMDAANTVNEMSIGVQRVANTTSTVAESALDTSQQAQRGNDSLLRVIKQMESIHSSTNETNSIMKELNQRSSQIGEIIGVITDIADQTNLLALNAAIESARAGEHGRGFAVVADEVKKLAEQSSASAKQIADIIQAIQADTTQAVNMMNKNSLEVADGMQLVEETGSAFTSILKSIEHVSSELQEVSAISEEMSASVEQVSASTAKVAKIVKGTAGSTTEIAAASEEQLASMDEVSSSAASLANMSEELNGIVRQFKI